A region of Polyodon spathula isolate WHYD16114869_AA chromosome 4, ASM1765450v1, whole genome shotgun sequence DNA encodes the following proteins:
- the LOC121314682 gene encoding uncharacterized protein LOC121314682 isoform X4: MSYCKICKLKCNNNTQLKAHLNGAKHRARVEEIAKNAQKWRSLEQYLKNTKLNEPVIGLQYVVEFRSPNDELPPHYLCKLCEVQAKQLGFVTHITGWKHRYNYMKKKHADMVPFDETQVKDARMHKTIQEKAELVEHMEGRGEIEVVIEELKEDPALKRPSSEPARETGAKIPRVDMSRGQLNGGRFPYDGPAGMHPRDFPGGRRQDDFPGGRLKDDFRVGMAREDIPARMHSDAFPNMVYPDDRGRRYPDEFPSGRYPEGPVRGERVRLEMSDFESRCSDMRSEFEMHLTRRQGMDRMSPIQDEGVYTRGSESGLASSAVFECLESFRIENETDAQVVLKITQKLTDILMEYRLRNAAAVSSLQPKSDEQLYDPREYRPMRMSGGDGYPRGPPRYPDEFSPVSRNTSGKSLF, encoded by the exons ATGTCTTATTGCAAG atttgcAAGTTGAAATGTAACAACAATACACAATTAAAGGCCCATTTGAACGGAGCTAAACACAGAGCG AGAGTGGAAGAGATTGCTAAGAATG cTCAAAAATGGAGGTCTCTGGAGCAGTACCTTAAAAATACCAAACTTAATGAGCCTGTGATTG GTCTGCAGTATGTGGTTGAGTTCCGTAGCCCCAATGACGAGCTGCCTCCACATTACTTGTGCAAGCTGTGTGAAGTCCAGGCAAAGCAGCTAGGCTTTGTTACTCACATCACTGGCTGGAAACATCGTTACAATTACATG AAAAAGAAACATGCTGATATGGTACCATTTGATGAAACACAAGTCAAGGACGCAAGAATGCACAAGACAATTCAAGAGAAGGCAGAGCTTGTTGAGCATATGGAAGGAAGGGGTGAAATAGAG gTTGTGATAGAAGAGTTGAAAGAAGATCCAGCTTTAAAGAGACCAAGCAGTGAACCTG CAAGGGAGACAGGAGCAAAGATCCCAAGGGTGGATATGTCAAGAGGTCAGCTTAACg GTGGGAGATTTCCTTATGATGGCCCAGCGGGAATGCACCCTCGCGATTTTCCAGGGGGGAGACGCCAGGATGATTTTCCAGGGGGAAGGCTCAAGGATGACTTTCGAG TTGGTATGGCCCGTGAAGATATTCCCGCAAGGATGCACTCTGATGCTTTTCCAAATATGGTGTACCCGGATGATCGTGGAAGAAGATATCCTGATGAATTTCCTAGTGGAAGGTACCCTGAAGGCCCTGTTAGAGGGGAGAGGGTGAGGCTGGAAATGAGCGACTTCGAAAGTAGATGCTCTGACATGAGAAG tgAGTTTGAAATGCACCTCACCAGAAGACAAGGAATGGATCGCATGTCTCCAATTCAG GATGAAGGCGTCTACACCAGAGGTTCTGAAAGTGGCTTGGCAAGTTCTGCAGTCTTTGAATGCCTG GAAAGCTTTCGGATAGAAAATGAGACTGATGCACAGGTTGTCCTGAAGATCACACAGAAGCTTACTGACATATTGATGGAGTATCGGCTGAGAAATGCTGCAGCAGTGAGTTCATTGCAG CCTAAAAGCGATGAGCAGCTCTATGATCCTCGGGAATATCGTCCGATGAGAATGTCTGGGGGAGATGGCTATCCAAGAG GTCCACCAAGATATCCTGATGAATTCTCACCTGTTTCCAGGAACACGTCTGGGAAGTCCCTGTTCTGA
- the LOC121314682 gene encoding uncharacterized protein LOC121314682 isoform X1, translating into MSYCKICKLKCNNNTQLKAHLNGAKHRARVEEIAKNAQKWRSLEQYLKNTKLNEPVIGLQYVVEFRSPNDELPPHYLCKLCEVQAKQLGFVTHITGWKHRYNYMKKKHADMVPFDETQVKDARMHKTIQEKAELVEHMEGRGEIEVVIEELKEDPALKRPSSEPARETGAKIPRVDMSRGQLNGGRFPYDGPAGMHPRDFPGGRRQDDFPGGRLKDDFRGGLHPDHFPSQMHPRDFPSDFHTKMTRDDFPVGMAREDIPARMHSDAFPNMVYPDDRGRRYPDEFPSGRYPEGPVRGERVRLEMSDFESRCSDMRSEFEMHLTRRQGMDRMSPIQDEGVYTRGSESGLASSAVFECLESFRIENETDAQVVLKITQKLTDILMEYRLRNAAAVSSLQPKSDEQLYDPREYRPMRMSGGDGYPRGPPRYPDEFSPVSRNTSGKSLF; encoded by the exons ATGTCTTATTGCAAG atttgcAAGTTGAAATGTAACAACAATACACAATTAAAGGCCCATTTGAACGGAGCTAAACACAGAGCG AGAGTGGAAGAGATTGCTAAGAATG cTCAAAAATGGAGGTCTCTGGAGCAGTACCTTAAAAATACCAAACTTAATGAGCCTGTGATTG GTCTGCAGTATGTGGTTGAGTTCCGTAGCCCCAATGACGAGCTGCCTCCACATTACTTGTGCAAGCTGTGTGAAGTCCAGGCAAAGCAGCTAGGCTTTGTTACTCACATCACTGGCTGGAAACATCGTTACAATTACATG AAAAAGAAACATGCTGATATGGTACCATTTGATGAAACACAAGTCAAGGACGCAAGAATGCACAAGACAATTCAAGAGAAGGCAGAGCTTGTTGAGCATATGGAAGGAAGGGGTGAAATAGAG gTTGTGATAGAAGAGTTGAAAGAAGATCCAGCTTTAAAGAGACCAAGCAGTGAACCTG CAAGGGAGACAGGAGCAAAGATCCCAAGGGTGGATATGTCAAGAGGTCAGCTTAACg GTGGGAGATTTCCTTATGATGGCCCAGCGGGAATGCACCCTCGCGATTTTCCAGGGGGGAGACGCCAGGATGATTTTCCAGGGGGAAGGCTCAAGGATGACTTTCGAGGTGGATTGCATCCAGATCATTTTCCAAGTCAGATGCATCCCAGAGATTTTCCCAGTGATTTTCACACTAAAATGACCCGTGATGATTTTCCAGTTGGTATGGCCCGTGAAGATATTCCCGCAAGGATGCACTCTGATGCTTTTCCAAATATGGTGTACCCGGATGATCGTGGAAGAAGATATCCTGATGAATTTCCTAGTGGAAGGTACCCTGAAGGCCCTGTTAGAGGGGAGAGGGTGAGGCTGGAAATGAGCGACTTCGAAAGTAGATGCTCTGACATGAGAAG tgAGTTTGAAATGCACCTCACCAGAAGACAAGGAATGGATCGCATGTCTCCAATTCAG GATGAAGGCGTCTACACCAGAGGTTCTGAAAGTGGCTTGGCAAGTTCTGCAGTCTTTGAATGCCTG GAAAGCTTTCGGATAGAAAATGAGACTGATGCACAGGTTGTCCTGAAGATCACACAGAAGCTTACTGACATATTGATGGAGTATCGGCTGAGAAATGCTGCAGCAGTGAGTTCATTGCAG CCTAAAAGCGATGAGCAGCTCTATGATCCTCGGGAATATCGTCCGATGAGAATGTCTGGGGGAGATGGCTATCCAAGAG GTCCACCAAGATATCCTGATGAATTCTCACCTGTTTCCAGGAACACGTCTGGGAAGTCCCTGTTCTGA
- the LOC121314682 gene encoding uncharacterized protein LOC121314682 isoform X3, which produces MSYCKICKLKCNNNTQLKAHLNGAKHRARVEEIAKNAQKWRSLEQYLKNTKLNEPVIGLQYVVEFRSPNDELPPHYLCKLCEVQAKQLGFVTHITGWKHRYNYMKKKHADMVPFDETQVKDARMHKTIQEKAELVEHMEGRGEIEVVIEELKEDPALKRPSSEPARETGAKIPRVDMSRGQLNGGRFPYDGPAGMHPRDFPGGRRQDDFPGGRLKDDFRGGLHPDHFPSQMHPRDFPSDFHTKMTRDDFPVGMAREDIPARMHSDAFPNMVYPDDRGRRYPDEFPSGRYPEGPVRGERVRLEMSDFESRCSDMRSEFEMHLTRRQGMDRMSPIQDEGVYTRGSESGLASSAVFECLESFRIENETDAQVVLKITQKLTDILMEYRLRNAAAPKSDEQLYDPREYRPMRMSGGDGYPRGPPRYPDEFSPVSRNTSGKSLF; this is translated from the exons ATGTCTTATTGCAAG atttgcAAGTTGAAATGTAACAACAATACACAATTAAAGGCCCATTTGAACGGAGCTAAACACAGAGCG AGAGTGGAAGAGATTGCTAAGAATG cTCAAAAATGGAGGTCTCTGGAGCAGTACCTTAAAAATACCAAACTTAATGAGCCTGTGATTG GTCTGCAGTATGTGGTTGAGTTCCGTAGCCCCAATGACGAGCTGCCTCCACATTACTTGTGCAAGCTGTGTGAAGTCCAGGCAAAGCAGCTAGGCTTTGTTACTCACATCACTGGCTGGAAACATCGTTACAATTACATG AAAAAGAAACATGCTGATATGGTACCATTTGATGAAACACAAGTCAAGGACGCAAGAATGCACAAGACAATTCAAGAGAAGGCAGAGCTTGTTGAGCATATGGAAGGAAGGGGTGAAATAGAG gTTGTGATAGAAGAGTTGAAAGAAGATCCAGCTTTAAAGAGACCAAGCAGTGAACCTG CAAGGGAGACAGGAGCAAAGATCCCAAGGGTGGATATGTCAAGAGGTCAGCTTAACg GTGGGAGATTTCCTTATGATGGCCCAGCGGGAATGCACCCTCGCGATTTTCCAGGGGGGAGACGCCAGGATGATTTTCCAGGGGGAAGGCTCAAGGATGACTTTCGAGGTGGATTGCATCCAGATCATTTTCCAAGTCAGATGCATCCCAGAGATTTTCCCAGTGATTTTCACACTAAAATGACCCGTGATGATTTTCCAGTTGGTATGGCCCGTGAAGATATTCCCGCAAGGATGCACTCTGATGCTTTTCCAAATATGGTGTACCCGGATGATCGTGGAAGAAGATATCCTGATGAATTTCCTAGTGGAAGGTACCCTGAAGGCCCTGTTAGAGGGGAGAGGGTGAGGCTGGAAATGAGCGACTTCGAAAGTAGATGCTCTGACATGAGAAG tgAGTTTGAAATGCACCTCACCAGAAGACAAGGAATGGATCGCATGTCTCCAATTCAG GATGAAGGCGTCTACACCAGAGGTTCTGAAAGTGGCTTGGCAAGTTCTGCAGTCTTTGAATGCCTG GAAAGCTTTCGGATAGAAAATGAGACTGATGCACAGGTTGTCCTGAAGATCACACAGAAGCTTACTGACATATTGATGGAGTATCGGCTGAGAAATGCTGCAGCA CCTAAAAGCGATGAGCAGCTCTATGATCCTCGGGAATATCGTCCGATGAGAATGTCTGGGGGAGATGGCTATCCAAGAG GTCCACCAAGATATCCTGATGAATTCTCACCTGTTTCCAGGAACACGTCTGGGAAGTCCCTGTTCTGA
- the LOC121314682 gene encoding uncharacterized protein LOC121314682 isoform X2, with protein MSYCKICKLKCNNNTQLKAHLNGAKHRARVEEIAKNAQKWRSLEQYLKNTKLNEPVIGLQYVVEFRSPNDELPPHYLCKLCEVQAKQLGFVTHITGWKHRYNYMKKKHADMVPFDETQVKDARMHKTIQEKAELVEHMEGRGEIEVVIEELKEDPALKRPSSEPARETGAKIPRVDMSRGGRFPYDGPAGMHPRDFPGGRRQDDFPGGRLKDDFRGGLHPDHFPSQMHPRDFPSDFHTKMTRDDFPVGMAREDIPARMHSDAFPNMVYPDDRGRRYPDEFPSGRYPEGPVRGERVRLEMSDFESRCSDMRSEFEMHLTRRQGMDRMSPIQDEGVYTRGSESGLASSAVFECLESFRIENETDAQVVLKITQKLTDILMEYRLRNAAAVSSLQPKSDEQLYDPREYRPMRMSGGDGYPRGPPRYPDEFSPVSRNTSGKSLF; from the exons ATGTCTTATTGCAAG atttgcAAGTTGAAATGTAACAACAATACACAATTAAAGGCCCATTTGAACGGAGCTAAACACAGAGCG AGAGTGGAAGAGATTGCTAAGAATG cTCAAAAATGGAGGTCTCTGGAGCAGTACCTTAAAAATACCAAACTTAATGAGCCTGTGATTG GTCTGCAGTATGTGGTTGAGTTCCGTAGCCCCAATGACGAGCTGCCTCCACATTACTTGTGCAAGCTGTGTGAAGTCCAGGCAAAGCAGCTAGGCTTTGTTACTCACATCACTGGCTGGAAACATCGTTACAATTACATG AAAAAGAAACATGCTGATATGGTACCATTTGATGAAACACAAGTCAAGGACGCAAGAATGCACAAGACAATTCAAGAGAAGGCAGAGCTTGTTGAGCATATGGAAGGAAGGGGTGAAATAGAG gTTGTGATAGAAGAGTTGAAAGAAGATCCAGCTTTAAAGAGACCAAGCAGTGAACCTG CAAGGGAGACAGGAGCAAAGATCCCAAGGGTGGATATGTCAAGAG GTGGGAGATTTCCTTATGATGGCCCAGCGGGAATGCACCCTCGCGATTTTCCAGGGGGGAGACGCCAGGATGATTTTCCAGGGGGAAGGCTCAAGGATGACTTTCGAGGTGGATTGCATCCAGATCATTTTCCAAGTCAGATGCATCCCAGAGATTTTCCCAGTGATTTTCACACTAAAATGACCCGTGATGATTTTCCAGTTGGTATGGCCCGTGAAGATATTCCCGCAAGGATGCACTCTGATGCTTTTCCAAATATGGTGTACCCGGATGATCGTGGAAGAAGATATCCTGATGAATTTCCTAGTGGAAGGTACCCTGAAGGCCCTGTTAGAGGGGAGAGGGTGAGGCTGGAAATGAGCGACTTCGAAAGTAGATGCTCTGACATGAGAAG tgAGTTTGAAATGCACCTCACCAGAAGACAAGGAATGGATCGCATGTCTCCAATTCAG GATGAAGGCGTCTACACCAGAGGTTCTGAAAGTGGCTTGGCAAGTTCTGCAGTCTTTGAATGCCTG GAAAGCTTTCGGATAGAAAATGAGACTGATGCACAGGTTGTCCTGAAGATCACACAGAAGCTTACTGACATATTGATGGAGTATCGGCTGAGAAATGCTGCAGCAGTGAGTTCATTGCAG CCTAAAAGCGATGAGCAGCTCTATGATCCTCGGGAATATCGTCCGATGAGAATGTCTGGGGGAGATGGCTATCCAAGAG GTCCACCAAGATATCCTGATGAATTCTCACCTGTTTCCAGGAACACGTCTGGGAAGTCCCTGTTCTGA